A stretch of the Lactuca sativa cultivar Salinas chromosome 9, Lsat_Salinas_v11, whole genome shotgun sequence genome encodes the following:
- the LOC111884547 gene encoding L-ascorbate oxidase — MAPNRLTPICLLACLWCFGVFGRSISGEEVKYNWEVKYMKGAPDCMEKDFIIGINGQFPGPTIKARAGDNVVVNLTNKLDKEGVVIHWHGIRQLKTPWADGTAAISQCPIKSGDTFTYNFTVDKAGTYFYHGHLGMQRSAGLYGMLIVDVEKGKKEAFHYDGEFSLLLSDWWHKGIEEQEEDLNAKPMIWIGEAQSVLINGRGQFTCSLAVPPNSKDSKGLPGCKFTGKEQCAPNILDVEPGKTYRLRVASTTALASLNVAIESHNMLMVEADGNYLQPFSVKDFDIYSGESYSVIFNTHKHSSHNYWISVGVRGRDPTKTARGLALLHYTSAKVSKRPKHHPPTTPRWNDYAHSKSFTYKLLAHPGSPKPPANYDHRIFLLNTQNFMEGQTKWAINNVSLKLTETPYLGSIRYGLTNAFDQISPPETFSDTYDITKPPPNPNCTISSGVYNLNFGKTYDVILQNANLIQEGVSEIHPWHLHGHDFWVLGYGDGKFSKKDEKKLNLVNPPLRNTVVIFPHGWTAIRFMTDNPGVWAFHCHIEPHLHMGMGVIFAEGVHLVRKIPDEALSCGLTGEMLMRQNHN, encoded by the exons ATGGCTCCAAACAGGCTTACACCCATATGTTTACTTGCATGCTTATGGTGTTTTGGGGTGTTTGGGAGATCCATTTCGGGTGAAGAGGTTAAGTACAACTGGGAAGTGAAGTACATGAAAGGCGCACCAGATTGCATGGAAAAAGATTTCATCATCGGCATTAATGGTCAGTTCCCTGGTCCGACAATCAAAGCTCGAGCTGGAGACAACGTTGTTGTTAATCTCACAAACAAGCTTGATAAGGAGGGAGTTGTTATCCATTGGCATGGTATTAGACAG ttgaaaacacCATGGGCGGATGGAACTGCAGCCATATCACAATGTCCCATAAAATCTGGAGACACGTTTACATACAACTTCACAGTTGATAAG GCGGGTACGTACTTTTACCATGGACATTTGGGGATGCAAAGATCAGCAGGGTTATATGGAATGTTGATAGTCGACGTTGAGAAGGGAAAGAAGGAAGCTTTTCATTATGATGGGGAGTTTAGCCTCCTTCTAAGTGACTGGTGGCATAAAGGTATTGAAGAACAAGAGGAAGATCTCAATGCCAAACCTATGATTTGGATAGGTGAAGCTCAG AGTGTGCTAATAAATGGAAGAGGGCAATTCACCTGTTCATTAGCAGTGCCCCCTAATAGCAAAGACTCTAAGGGTTTACCAGGGTGCAAGTTCACCGGAAAAGAACAGTGCGCACCTAACATCCTCGACGTCGAGCCAGGGAAGACATACAGGCTGAGAGTAGCAAGCACTACTGCCTTAGCTTCACTCAATGTCGCCATTGAG AGCCACAACATGTTGATGGTGGAAGCTGATGGGAACTACCTCCAGCCATTTTCGGTCAAGGACTTTGACATATACTCTGGTGAAAGCTACTCAGTAATATTCAATACACATAAACATTCTTCCCATAATTACTGGATTTCAGTGGGTGTAAGAGGAAGAGACCCGACAAAAACCGCTAGAGGCTTAGCCTTATTACACTACACATCCGCCAAGGTGTCAAAACGTCCGAAGCATCATCCTCCCACAACCCCTCGATGGAACGACTACGCTCATAGTAAATCATTCACTTACAAACTTCTTGCACATCCAGGATCACCGAAGCCTCCAGCCAATTACGATCATCGAATCTTCCTCCTCAATACCCAAAATTTCATGGAAGGTCAAACCAAATGGGCAATCAACAATGTGTCACTTAAGTTAACGGAAACACCTTACTTAGGGTCAATAAGATATGGTTTAACTAATGCGTTTGACCAAATAAGTCCACCTGAAACATTCAGTGACACATATGATATAACTAAGCCTCCACCGAATCCCAACTGCACGATTAGCAGTGGGGTTTATAATCTTAATTTTGGCAAGACTTATGACGTGATACTACAAAATGCGAATTTAATACAGGAAGGTGTCAGTGAGATACATCCATGGCACCTTCATGGGCACGACTTTTGGGTGTTGGGGTATGGAGATGGGAAGTTTTCCAAGAAAGATGAAAAGAAACTGAATTTGGTAAACCCGCCTTTGAGGAACACAGTGGTTATATTTCCTCATGGGTGGACAGCGATAAGATTCATGACTGATAATCCAGGTGTGTGGGCATTTCATTGTCATATAGAGCCTCATTTGCATATGGGAATGGGTGTGATTTTCGCAGAAGGGGTTCATCTTGTGCGGAAGATACCAGATGAAGCTCTTTCTTGTGGCTTGACGGGTGAGATGCTAATGAGGCAAAATCACAACTGA